In Nocardioides sp. JQ2195, a genomic segment contains:
- a CDS encoding TetR/AcrR family transcriptional regulator, which produces MTSTPRVRMSPDSRREQLLDLGVRLLSTRSLDELSIEILAEEAGISRGLLYHYFGNKHDFHEAVVRRAADDLIEQTAPPVSGEPLERLLVSMGAYLDYVVANYEGYLSLVKGAASGSDTIRDIYEQARAVLTDRLFQEDSEGLVLQDSPTMRLVVHAWSAYAEDVALAWARDPAGVSRDEVLAVLADSLPALAGTVTRS; this is translated from the coding sequence ATGACCAGCACCCCCCGCGTCCGGATGAGTCCCGACTCACGTCGCGAGCAGCTCCTCGACCTCGGCGTGCGCCTGCTCTCGACCCGCTCACTCGACGAGCTCTCGATCGAGATCCTCGCGGAGGAGGCGGGCATCTCGCGGGGGCTGCTCTACCACTACTTCGGCAACAAGCACGACTTCCACGAGGCCGTTGTCCGTCGCGCTGCCGACGACCTCATCGAGCAGACCGCGCCGCCGGTCTCGGGCGAGCCACTGGAGCGCCTGCTCGTCTCCATGGGGGCCTACCTCGACTACGTCGTGGCCAACTACGAGGGCTACCTGTCCTTGGTCAAGGGCGCCGCCAGCGGCAGTGACACGATCCGCGACATCTATGAGCAGGCTCGCGCGGTGCTCACGGACCGGCTCTTCCAGGAGGACAGCGAGGGGTTGGTCCTCCAGGACTCCCCGACGATGCGACTCGTGGTGCATGCCTGGTCGGCGTACGCCGAGGACGTCGCGCTGGCCTGGGCGCGCGACCCCGCGGGGGTCAGCCGTGACGAGGTGCTGGCCGTCCTCGCCGACTCGCTCCCAGCCCTGGCCGGAACGGTCACCCGCTCCTAG